The Deinococcus humi genome has a segment encoding these proteins:
- a CDS encoding alpha/beta hydrolase, with protein MQSGQWPQEEWSVPGAPVSGYVWRAEQPRGEVLISHGVGEYATRYVERYHALIPTLVERGFSVYAYDQRGHGRSGGRRAVVDLNVLVDDHLKAREALRSRPGDDTPLPLFALGHSMGGLVTAASASRGPRGLAGVILSSPALLVGQKESALIKALAPLLALVAPAAPVSDLGTGGLSRLTAEVSAYEADELMYHGKVRALTAATMLGLSQKLWAHYPRWQLPTLILHGTADTITDPAGSQRFFDTIASPDKTLVLQEGGYHELLNDEPREEVREALLAWLLERS; from the coding sequence GCGGGGAGGTGCTGATCTCGCACGGGGTGGGCGAATACGCCACCCGCTACGTCGAGCGATATCACGCCCTGATTCCCACGCTCGTGGAGCGCGGATTTTCCGTCTACGCCTACGACCAGCGCGGTCACGGCCGCTCGGGGGGACGGCGGGCGGTCGTGGACCTGAACGTGCTGGTCGACGATCATCTGAAAGCCCGCGAGGCATTGCGCTCCCGTCCCGGCGACGATACGCCGCTGCCGCTGTTTGCCCTGGGCCACAGCATGGGCGGCCTGGTCACGGCGGCAAGTGCCTCCCGCGGCCCACGTGGACTGGCAGGCGTGATTCTGTCAAGCCCAGCCCTGCTGGTGGGCCAGAAGGAATCGGCGCTGATCAAGGCGCTCGCCCCACTGCTGGCGCTGGTGGCCCCGGCGGCGCCGGTCAGCGATCTGGGTACGGGCGGCCTGTCCCGTTTGACCGCGGAAGTGTCGGCTTACGAGGCCGACGAGCTGATGTACCACGGCAAGGTCCGCGCTCTAACCGCCGCCACCATGCTGGGACTGAGCCAGAAGCTGTGGGCCCACTACCCCCGCTGGCAGCTCCCGACCCTGATCCTTCACGGCACGGCAGACACCATTACCGATCCGGCAGGGAGCCAACGGTTCTTCGACACGATTGCCAGCCCCGACAAGACCCTAGTCCTGCAAGAGGGCGGCTACCACGAGTTGCTCAACGACGAGCCTCGTGAGGAGGTCCGGGAAGCGTTGCTGGCGTGGCTGTTGGAGCGCTCCTGA